One stretch of Candidatus Omnitrophota bacterium DNA includes these proteins:
- a CDS encoding efflux RND transporter periplasmic adaptor subunit: MEMKMKNKILLALSGIMVLSLISCGADKGKSGSKEQSTRVKLAAAAKGGIEEILSLTGDIHGEKEVKVFAKVTGKLIDKKKKEGDRLRSGEVIALIDRDETALDFSRAEVVSPIKGILTMFYPDLGDAVFPSPGEPIAVVADMDRVKIIVYLNPTDAVKVREGQKVRAYTDAYEGRRFEGAISLVAPAANPATRKIKAEVTIPNSDHLLKPGTFARVEIVIGRRSGILTLPKKAVRSVEEKQFVSIVKDGRAESREVLTGIADENLIEIREGLAEGESVILEGNYGLSDGTKVIVVE, encoded by the coding sequence ATGGAGATGAAAATGAAAAATAAAATTCTTTTGGCTTTGTCAGGCATTATGGTTTTGTCACTGATATCCTGCGGCGCAGACAAGGGAAAGTCCGGCAGCAAGGAGCAGTCCACACGGGTGAAACTGGCGGCCGCTGCCAAGGGCGGCATAGAAGAGATTTTATCCCTCACGGGTGATATACACGGCGAGAAAGAAGTGAAAGTTTTCGCGAAGGTCACCGGCAAACTCATTGACAAGAAGAAGAAGGAAGGCGACCGTCTGCGCTCAGGTGAAGTGATAGCTCTGATTGACAGAGACGAAACAGCCCTTGATTTCAGCCGCGCGGAGGTTGTCTCTCCCATCAAGGGAATACTGACAATGTTCTATCCTGATCTGGGCGACGCTGTTTTTCCGTCCCCCGGCGAACCCATTGCGGTTGTCGCCGACATGGACAGGGTCAAAATAATTGTTTATCTGAACCCTACCGACGCTGTCAAAGTGCGGGAGGGACAGAAGGTGAGGGCGTATACGGATGCTTACGAAGGCCGCCGCTTTGAAGGCGCGATTAGTCTAGTCGCTCCGGCGGCGAATCCGGCCACGAGAAAGATCAAAGCCGAAGTGACGATACCCAATAGCGACCATCTTCTGAAGCCCGGCACTTTCGCGAGGGTGGAGATAGTGATAGGCCGTCGTTCCGGTATTTTAACGCTGCCCAAAAAGGCGGTGCGTTCAGTCGAGGAAAAACAATTTGTGAGCATCGTTAAGGATGGCCGGGCGGAATCAAGGGAAGTGCTCACGGGCATCGCGGATGAGAATTTGATTGAGATCCGCGAGGGCCTGGCGGAGGGCGAATCCGTGATACTTGAAGGGAATTACGGTCTTTCCGACGGCACAAAAGTGATCGTGGTAGAATAA